From a single Nymphaea colorata isolate Beijing-Zhang1983 chromosome 4, ASM883128v2, whole genome shotgun sequence genomic region:
- the LOC116253216 gene encoding uncharacterized protein LOC116253216, which translates to MHPQEQQLQKFKKEFEAWHSSRTWENSRGCGLDSRDGPPNDYQALAQERLNREKLTRYADAKRNETNEKPSEIGHHVSSRAGTEVQGDDFLEGNNNSKVLQTKKLESMPIQHVDRNSHCDQAFFKRCDEQEIRSLPARIVLLKPGPERFDDLDKSDSASEVKSQEDEGSISDFLDQVKERLILGMTRTAGEDVERPNTGTNISCFDKSLSPKEVAQQTAMKERDRVMRDTGFIQSESSKSLGSDVQAAEGSIECFLEEVKERLILVMRGNEEKDLKRPGRQIKSSHFDGSISKDISQQTAKQLGGNVASNRSPLQSKSMLSQSRNVQNRMPGSPKFSNRDTQRLLSEASHPGILETEEAGKRNSIYNKGEISSVPSLSGTRKTVNHQNERQHTAELAATSFPDDLKSKMVFDHDVVSSGSPAETTLAPICGTALRDLPTEDQPILASAYINRNHETDNNRASETRKRKKHRFSLKWKASNLKDSLSFRNKLFGKKIQSAKRGVDEFGLTSSPVTFPSVSRNLNMLARISTELFRLCLESICIHVLTFSS; encoded by the coding sequence ATGCATCCCCAAGAACAGCAATTGcaaaaattcaagaaagaaTTTGAAGCATGGCACAGTTCCAGGACCTGGGAAAACTCAAGAGGCTGTGGCCTTGACTCCAGAGATGGGCCTCCGAATGATTATCAGGCTCTTGCACAAGAGAGATTAAACAGGGAAAAATTGACCCGATATGCTGATGCTAAAAGAAATGAAACTAATGAGAAGCCTTCAGAAATAGGGCACCATGTCTCAAGCAGAGCAGGAACTGAAGTGCAGGGTGATGATTTTCTTGAAGGAAACAACAACAGTAAAGTTTTACAGACAAAGAAACTGGAATCAATGCCCATTCAGCATGTTGATAGAAACAGTCATTGTGATCAAGCTTTCTttaaaagatgcgatgaacaaGAAATTAGATCATTACCTGCTAGAATTGTGTTGTTGAAGCCCGGACCTGAAAGATTTGATGACCTAGATAAGTCTGACTCTGCTTCAGAAGTAAAAAGTCAAGAAGATGAAGGAAGTATTTCAGATTTTCTTGACCAAGTCAAGGAAAGGCTTATACTTGGAATGACACGCACTGCTGGAGAAGATGTTGAAAGGCCCAACACAGGGACTAACATTTCTTGCTTTGATAAATCATTGAGCCCCAAAGAAGTTGCTCAACAGACAGCAATGAAGGAAAGAGACCGTGTTATGAGAGATACAGGTTTTATTCAATCTGAATCATCAAAATCACTTGGAAGTGATGTACAGGCTGCTGAAGGAAGCATTGAATGTTTCCTTGAGGAGGTTAAAGAAAGGCTTATACTTGTAATGAGAGGTAATGAAGAAAAGGACTTAAAAAGGCCAGGCAGACAGATTAAAAGTTCTCACTTTGATGGATCAATCTCCAAAGATATTTCTCAGCAGACAGCAAAGCAGTTAGGAGGTAATGTTGCAAGCAACAGGAGCCCACTCCAGTCAAAGTCGATGTTATCACAGAGCAGAAATGTTCAAAATCGAATGCCAGGTTCTCCCAAATTTAGTAACAGAGACACCCAAAGATTGTTGTCAGAAGCATCGCACCCAGGCATCCTTGAGACAGAAGAAGCTGGGAAAAGGAATTCAATTTATAACAAAGGGGAAATATCGTCAGTACCAAGCCTTTCGGGCACTAGAAAGACGGTGAATCATCAAAATGAAAGGCAACACACGGCTGAGTTAGCCGCTACATCATTTCCAGATGATTTGAAGAGTAAAATGGTATTTGATCATGATGTGGTATCATCAGGGAGTCCAGCCGAAACTACTTTAGCTCCCATATGTGGAACAGCGTTGAGAGACCTACCTACTGAAGATCAGCCAATTTTAGCAAGTGCATACATCAACAGAAATCATGAAACGGATAATAACAGGGCTTCAGAGaccagaaagagaaagaaacatagATTCAGCTTGAAATGGAAGGCTTCGAATCTCAAAGACAGTTTATCTTTCAGAAATAAGCTATTTGGCAAGAAGATCCAATCAGCTAAGCGAGGAGTGGATGAATTTGGTTTGACCAGTAGTCCGGTGACATTTCCTTCAGTCTCCAGAAACTTGAACATGCTGGCAAGAATCTCAACTGAGCTTTTCCGTTTATGCTTGGAATCTATTTGCATCCATGTACTAACTTTTTCATCTTAA
- the LOC116253619 gene encoding EC protein homolog, with translation MADTGSKCDDKCGCPYPCPGGPSCRCAAGELGAGPTTVRHSYCKCGDHCSCTPCECVRAAGGSATGGIGRAFCACRPGCDCEKCSA, from the exons ATGGCAGACACAGGAAGTAAATGTGACGACAAATGCGGGTGCCCCTACCCCTGCCCTGGTGGACCTTCCTGCAG GTGCGCAGCGGGGGAGTTGGGTGCCGGACCGACCACAGTGCGGCATTCCTACTGCAAGTGCGGAGACCATTGCAGCTGCACCCCGTGCGAGTGCGTGAGGGCGGCCGGCGGTTCTGCTACCGGCGGAATTGGAAGAGCCTTTTGCGCCTGCAGGCCTGGCTGCGACTGCGAGAAGTGCAGCGCTTGA
- the LOC116252233 gene encoding uncharacterized protein LOC116252233: protein MASSLNSLLSVNHWVGLKRLHSSSSESYPLAQTLQPYPMLERRRRPMYCMRWSTKNPLTLEQPTPTLTNFAKDLFSSRLQKVGSPASIVAFAGRSKKKPGGPSSGRIEGNAEVRREAKRNARKRSRRIADNFFFRKNDPDKNYADEFTEEELETIGLGYDRKVRFMKQDDPALRHPYDWYKYGEYGPYSWRGVVVGDPIRGRFSDERVSIISSVKDHEEWEQIEQFDMVNDYGKRLSQLDESIGLKHFWVFVRHPKWKLRELPWKEWTLVSEVALETGEKRLDKWNLMGRLGNKTRALITQCAAWMRPDIVYVKRPVYQCRFEPQDMFFQALVPLLDPATEGNSMFEVKLEDGRSEMFTYFGGLCKIVRVNPKAYVDDVVKAYEKLDDEKKSVCWEFLLANHPVPLLHPWTKEWKAKLEEMELGCDAKDEDEETEVTYFDWIEEDDGEEGDDDDDSAVIDEDEGEDDEYEELGIKQESVTEEETEKYWEEEFEKAIKDPQAMESLVKKSMEVKSEFYKRQMEWINDNSKLEKQNAVEQKEIATAKTLEAKKSVPEWEHEGYGRRRVKKSKIPPELFLRAAVRPFTYKNLLKEIVLMRHAIIDQEISVK from the coding sequence ATGGCTTCTTCTCTCAACTCCCTTCTCTCTGTAAACCACTGGGTTGGGCTTAAAAgacttcattcttcttcttctgaatcTTACCCCTTGGCCCAAACCTTGCAACCTTATCCAATGCttgaaagaagaagacgacCCATGTACTGCATGCGGTGGAGCACCAAAAATCCCCTGACCCTCGAGCAGCCAACACCAACATTGACCAACTTCGCCAAGGACCTGTTTTCCTCGCGTTTGCAGAAAGTGGGATCACCGGCGAGCATCGTTGCCTTCGCCgggaggagcaagaagaagcCTGGTGGCCCGTCGTCCGGCCGGATAGAAGGAAACGCGGAGGTGCGAAGAGAAGCCAAGCGGAATGCCCGGAAGCGCAGCAGGCGAATCGCAGATAACTTCTTCTTCAGGAAGAACGACCCCGACAAGAACTACGCTGACGAGTTCACCGAGGAAGAGCTCGAAACTATTGGCCTCGGCTACGACCGCAAGGTTCGGTTCATGAAGCAGGACGACCCGGCTCTGCGCCACCCTTACGACTGGTACAAGTATGGCGAGTACGGGCCCTATTCGTGGCGAGGAGTAGTCGTTGGAGACCCGATCAGAGGGAGGTTTTCCGATGAGCGCGTCAGCATAATCTCATCCGTCAAGGACCACGAAGAGTGGGAACAAATCGAGCAGTTCGACATGGTGAACGATTACGGTAAGCGTTTGAGTCAGTTGGATGAGAGCATTGGATTGAAGCATTTCTgggtttttgttaggcatccaAAGTGGAAACTCAGGGAATTGCCATGGAAAGAATGGACCCTCGTATCGGAAGTGGCCTTAGAAACAGGAGAAAAGAGATTAGATAAATGGAATTTGATGGGTAGGCTTGGGAACAAGACTAGGGCTTTGATCACTCAATGTGCAGCTTGGATGAGGCCTGATATAGTATACGTGAAGAGGCCTGTCTACCAATGTAGGTTTGAGCCACAAGATATGTTCTTTCAGGCTCTCGTCCCACTGCTTGATCCTGCAACAGAGGGCAATTCCATGTTTGAGGTGAAACTTGAAGATGGTAGGAGCGAAATGTTTACATATTTTGGTGGTCTCTGCAAGATTGTCAGAGTGAATCCCAAAGCATACGTCGATGATGTTGTGAAGGCATATGAGAAACTGGATGATGAGAAGAAGTCAGTATGCTGGGAGTTTTTATTGGCAAACCATCCTGTGCCACTCTTGCATCCTTGGACCAAAGAGTGGAAAGCCAAATTGGAAGAAATGGAGTTGGGCTGCGATGCGAAAGACGAAGACGAAGAAACTGAGGTTACTTATTTTGATTGGATTGAAGAAGATGACGGGGAGGAAGGCGACGATGACGATGATTCGGCTGTTATAGATGAAGATGAAGGTGAGGATGATGAATATGAGGAGCTGGGGATTAAGCAAGAGAGTGTAACAGAAGAAGAGACAGAAAAATACTGGGAAGAAGAGTTTGAGAAAGCCATTAAGGATCCACAGGCCATGGAAAGCCTGGTTAAGAAAAGTATGGAAGTGAAGAGTGAATTTTACAAGAGGCAAATGGAATGGATCAATGACAACTCCAAGCTTGAGAAGCAGAATGCAGTGGAGCAGAAGGAAATTGCTACTGCAAAGACGCTTGAAGCTAAGAAAAGTGTACCAGAATGGGAGCATGAGGGCTATGGGAGGAGGAgagtcaagaagagcaaaatCCCCCCTGAACTATTTCTCAGGGCCGCTGTTCGCCCCTTTACTTACAAAAACTTGTTGAAAGAGATTGTTTTGATGAGGCATGCTATTATAGACCAGGAGATCTCTGTAAAATAG